A genome region from Rhinopithecus roxellana isolate Shanxi Qingling chromosome 10, ASM756505v1, whole genome shotgun sequence includes the following:
- the PIANP gene encoding PILR alpha-associated neural protein isoform X3: protein MESRMWPALLLSHLLPLWPLLLLPLPPPAQGSSSSPRTPPAPARPPCARGGPSAPRHVCVWERAPPPSRSPRVPRSRRQVLPGTAPPATPSGFEEGPPSSQYPWAIVWGPTVSREDGGDPNSANPGFLDYGFAAPHGLATPHPNSDSMRGDGDGLILGEAPATLRPFLFGGRGEGVDPQLYVTITISIIIVLVATGIIFKFCWDRSQKRRRPSGQQGALRQEESQQPLTDLSPAGVTVLGAFGDSPTPTPDHEEPRGGPRPGMPHPKGAPAFQLNR from the exons ATGGAGTCCAGGATGTG GCCTGCGCTGCTGCTgtcccacctcctccctctctggcCACTGCTGTTGCTGCCCCTCCCACCGCCTGCTCAgggctcttcctcctcccctcgaACCCCACCAGCCCCAGCCCGCCCCCCATGTGCCCGGGGAGGCCCCTCGGCCCCacgtcatgtgtgtgtgtgggagcgGGCACCTCCACCGAGCCGGTCCCCTCGGGTCCCAAGATCACGTCGGCAAGTCCTGCCTGGCACTGCACCCCCAGCCACCCCATCAGGCTTTGAGGAGGGGCCGCCCTCATCCCAGTACCCCTGGGCTATTGTGTGGGGTCCCACCGTGTCTCGAGAGGATGGAGGGGACCCCAACTCTGCCAATCCCGGATTTCTGGACTATGGTTTTGCAGCCCCTCATGGGCTCGCAACCCCACACCCCAACTCAGACTCCATGCGGGGTGATGGAGATGGGCTTATCCTTggagaggcacctgccaccctgcGGCCGTTCCTGTTCGGGGGCCGTGGGGAAG GTGTGGACCCCCAGCTTTATGTCACAATTACCATCTCCATCATCATTGTTCTCGTGGCCACTGGCATCATCTTCAAGTTCTG CTGGGACCGCAGCCAGAAGCGGCGCAGACCCTCAGGGCAGCAAGGTGCCCTGAGGCAAGAGGAGAGCCAGCAGCCGCTGACAGACCTGTCCCCCGCCGGAGTCACTGTGCTGGGGGCCTTCGGGGACTCGCCTACCCCCACCCCTGACCATGAGGAGCCCCGAGGGGGACCCCGGCCTGGGATGCCCCACCCCAAGGGGGCTCCAGCCTTCCAGTTGAACCGGTGA
- the PIANP gene encoding PILR alpha-associated neural protein isoform X1, with amino-acid sequence MESRMWPALLLSHLLPLWPLLLLPLPPPAQGSSSSPRTPPAPARPPCARGGPSAPRHVCVWERAPPPSRSPRVPRSRRQVLPGTAPPATPSGFEEGPPSSQYPWAIVWGPTVSREDGGDPNSANPGFLDYGFAAPHGLATPHPNSDSMRGDGDGLILGEAPATLRPFLFGGRGEGVDPQLYVTITISIIIVLVATGIIFKFCWDRSQKRRRPSGQQGALRQEESQQPLTDLSPAGVTVLGAFGDSPTPTPDHEEPRGGPRPGMPHPKGAPAFQLNRIPLVNL; translated from the exons ATGGAGTCCAGGATGTG GCCTGCGCTGCTGCTgtcccacctcctccctctctggcCACTGCTGTTGCTGCCCCTCCCACCGCCTGCTCAgggctcttcctcctcccctcgaACCCCACCAGCCCCAGCCCGCCCCCCATGTGCCCGGGGAGGCCCCTCGGCCCCacgtcatgtgtgtgtgtgggagcgGGCACCTCCACCGAGCCGGTCCCCTCGGGTCCCAAGATCACGTCGGCAAGTCCTGCCTGGCACTGCACCCCCAGCCACCCCATCAGGCTTTGAGGAGGGGCCGCCCTCATCCCAGTACCCCTGGGCTATTGTGTGGGGTCCCACCGTGTCTCGAGAGGATGGAGGGGACCCCAACTCTGCCAATCCCGGATTTCTGGACTATGGTTTTGCAGCCCCTCATGGGCTCGCAACCCCACACCCCAACTCAGACTCCATGCGGGGTGATGGAGATGGGCTTATCCTTggagaggcacctgccaccctgcGGCCGTTCCTGTTCGGGGGCCGTGGGGAAG GTGTGGACCCCCAGCTTTATGTCACAATTACCATCTCCATCATCATTGTTCTCGTGGCCACTGGCATCATCTTCAAGTTCTG CTGGGACCGCAGCCAGAAGCGGCGCAGACCCTCAGGGCAGCAAGGTGCCCTGAGGCAAGAGGAGAGCCAGCAGCCGCTGACAGACCTGTCCCCCGCCGGAGTCACTGTGCTGGGGGCCTTCGGGGACTCGCCTACCCCCACCCCTGACCATGAGGAGCCCCGAGGGGGACCCCGGCCTGGGATGCCCCACCCCAAGGGGGCTCCAGCCTTCCAGTTGAACCG GATTCCCCTGGTGAATCTGTGA
- the PIANP gene encoding PILR alpha-associated neural protein isoform X2 has protein sequence MESRMWPALLLSHLLPLWPLLLLPLPPPAQGSSSSPRTPPAPARPPCARGGPSAPRHVCVWERAPPPSRSPRVPRSRRQVLPGTAPPATPSGFEEGPPSSQYPWAIVWGPTVSREDGGDPNSANPGFLDYGFAAPHGLATPHPNSDSMRGDGDGLILGEAPATLRPFLFGGRGEGVDPQLYVTITISIIIVLVATGIIFKFCWDRSQKRRRPSGQQGALRQEESQQPLTDLSPAGVTVLGAFGDSPTPTPDHEEPRGGPRPGMPHPKGAPAFQLNRNLVLVR, from the exons ATGGAGTCCAGGATGTG GCCTGCGCTGCTGCTgtcccacctcctccctctctggcCACTGCTGTTGCTGCCCCTCCCACCGCCTGCTCAgggctcttcctcctcccctcgaACCCCACCAGCCCCAGCCCGCCCCCCATGTGCCCGGGGAGGCCCCTCGGCCCCacgtcatgtgtgtgtgtgggagcgGGCACCTCCACCGAGCCGGTCCCCTCGGGTCCCAAGATCACGTCGGCAAGTCCTGCCTGGCACTGCACCCCCAGCCACCCCATCAGGCTTTGAGGAGGGGCCGCCCTCATCCCAGTACCCCTGGGCTATTGTGTGGGGTCCCACCGTGTCTCGAGAGGATGGAGGGGACCCCAACTCTGCCAATCCCGGATTTCTGGACTATGGTTTTGCAGCCCCTCATGGGCTCGCAACCCCACACCCCAACTCAGACTCCATGCGGGGTGATGGAGATGGGCTTATCCTTggagaggcacctgccaccctgcGGCCGTTCCTGTTCGGGGGCCGTGGGGAAG GTGTGGACCCCCAGCTTTATGTCACAATTACCATCTCCATCATCATTGTTCTCGTGGCCACTGGCATCATCTTCAAGTTCTG CTGGGACCGCAGCCAGAAGCGGCGCAGACCCTCAGGGCAGCAAGGTGCCCTGAGGCAAGAGGAGAGCCAGCAGCCGCTGACAGACCTGTCCCCCGCCGGAGTCACTGTGCTGGGGGCCTTCGGGGACTCGCCTACCCCCACCCCTGACCATGAGGAGCCCCGAGGGGGACCCCGGCCTGGGATGCCCCACCCCAAGGGGGCTCCAGCCTTCCAGTTGAACCG GAATCTAGTCCTTGTCAGGTGA